One region of Parerythrobacter jejuensis genomic DNA includes:
- a CDS encoding demethoxyubiquinone hydroxylase family protein, translated as MTKPDLDRMIRVDQAGEFGATRIYEGQLAVMGDRGPHSGEIAAMARQEEGHRAKFDALMAERGVRPTALQPFWNIAGYALGAGTALLGPEAAMACTAAVETEIDKHYSDQLDELEESGADPELAAMIHEFREDEREHRDAALAAGAENAPAYPLLSGLIRLGCRAAIKVSERV; from the coding sequence ATGACCAAGCCCGATCTCGACCGTATGATCCGTGTCGACCAGGCCGGCGAATTCGGCGCTACGCGGATTTATGAAGGCCAATTGGCCGTCATGGGCGACCGCGGGCCGCATTCGGGTGAGATTGCCGCGATGGCCCGCCAGGAAGAGGGGCATCGCGCCAAGTTTGATGCCCTGATGGCAGAGCGCGGCGTTCGCCCGACCGCCTTGCAGCCCTTCTGGAATATTGCCGGATACGCACTGGGTGCAGGCACGGCCTTGCTGGGGCCCGAAGCCGCGATGGCCTGCACCGCAGCGGTCGAAACAGAAATTGACAAGCACTATTCGGACCAGCTCGACGAGCTTGAGGAATCAGGCGCCGATCCCGAGTTGGCGGCCATGATCCACGAGTTCCGCGAGGACGAGCGCGAGCATCGCGATGCGGCGTTGGCAGCGGGCGCGGAGAATGCCCCTGCTTATCCGCTTTTGTCCGGCCTTATCAGGCTCGGCTGCCGCGCCGCCATCAAGGTGAGCGAGCGCGTCTGA
- the rsfS gene encoding ribosome silencing factor, translated as MAEAEPGTLHALVLEQLDEDQAQDVVSVPLEGKSSIADHMVIASGRSTRQVASIAQKLAESIKQAGHGPVRLEGLPAADWVLVDAGDVVVHLFRPEVRSFYNLERMWAFGDAPPVPTGTA; from the coding sequence ATGGCTGAGGCAGAGCCCGGCACGCTCCACGCGCTCGTTCTCGAGCAGTTGGACGAGGACCAGGCGCAAGATGTCGTCTCGGTCCCGCTGGAAGGCAAATCCTCGATTGCCGATCACATGGTGATTGCTTCGGGTCGCTCGACCCGCCAGGTCGCCTCGATCGCGCAGAAGCTGGCCGAGTCGATCAAGCAGGCCGGCCACGGCCCTGTCCGCCTCGAAGGTTTGCCAGCCGCAGATTGGGTGCTGGTTGATGCCGGGGACGTGGTTGTCCACCTGTTTCGCCCGGAAGTGCGCAGCTTCTACAATCTCGAACGCATGTGGGCCTTCGGCGACGCACCGCCCGTACCAACCGGCACCGCCTGA
- a CDS encoding O-antigen ligase family protein: MLKSKTASQRQLIAFSLAAAFLVAVFAMGGGSRSDISSLVLLRPMAGLLLAYGIVTSLRADFEGLRAIWFIIVASAGLAFIHLIPLPPAIWQSLPGRELIAEIDSTIGLEGVWRPISPVPGEAANALFSLMVPAAFFLLLIRLDHDSLFRLLTLILALGGVSAAFGIIQAAGGDAFYTYRITNPEFSVGLFANRNHQAFLLAMLLPMLGVFAAWPARTVEHARFRSMLAMICALPLVPLIIITGSRMGLVVGVLGILAAVLIYQRVSGRKAGDRNLPAKERRKLMVAGFLAVILLGIVTVVAAQTTTFDRLGSEDGALDNIRFQVWRPILASTWDHFPIGSGIGSFVEVYKVYEPDALLSEKYLNHAHNDWLEVVMVAGLPGLFLLSMLVVVVGTNAIELIRRNDRGKGALLGYLAIALISFLALTSVFDYPLRTPILSCLFAFALVCLRRQKPLARG; this comes from the coding sequence ATGTTGAAAAGTAAAACAGCATCGCAGCGCCAGCTGATTGCGTTTTCGCTGGCAGCAGCGTTTCTTGTGGCAGTCTTTGCCATGGGGGGTGGCTCGCGGTCTGACATCTCATCGCTTGTTCTTCTGCGTCCGATGGCAGGACTGCTCTTGGCCTACGGCATTGTTACGTCGCTCAGGGCTGACTTTGAAGGTCTCCGGGCAATTTGGTTCATAATTGTCGCCTCGGCTGGCTTGGCATTCATCCATCTTATTCCTTTGCCTCCCGCGATCTGGCAATCGTTGCCGGGCAGAGAACTGATCGCTGAGATCGATTCGACGATTGGATTGGAAGGGGTTTGGCGACCCATTTCTCCGGTGCCTGGCGAGGCCGCCAATGCCCTCTTCTCATTGATGGTTCCTGCTGCATTTTTTCTATTGCTGATACGGCTCGACCATGACTCGTTGTTCAGGCTCCTGACACTGATTTTGGCCTTGGGGGGCGTTAGTGCGGCCTTTGGCATTATCCAGGCTGCGGGAGGCGACGCCTTCTACACCTATCGGATCACCAATCCTGAATTTTCCGTTGGCTTGTTTGCAAACCGTAACCACCAGGCATTCTTGCTGGCCATGCTCCTGCCAATGCTCGGTGTCTTTGCCGCTTGGCCTGCGCGTACCGTCGAGCATGCGCGCTTTCGCAGCATGCTCGCGATGATATGCGCACTTCCGCTTGTGCCGCTTATCATCATTACCGGATCCCGCATGGGATTGGTCGTTGGGGTTCTTGGCATTCTTGCTGCGGTATTGATTTACCAGCGGGTATCCGGCCGAAAAGCAGGTGATAGGAATTTGCCAGCAAAAGAGCGGCGCAAGCTGATGGTGGCGGGCTTTCTCGCTGTCATTTTGCTGGGCATTGTGACGGTCGTGGCTGCGCAAACCACCACATTTGATCGGCTTGGTTCGGAAGATGGTGCTCTGGACAATATCCGCTTCCAGGTCTGGCGGCCAATTCTTGCGAGCACGTGGGATCACTTTCCGATTGGCTCTGGGATCGGTTCATTTGTTGAGGTCTATAAAGTCTACGAGCCGGATGCGTTGCTCAGTGAAAAGTATCTCAATCACGCCCATAATGATTGGCTCGAAGTTGTCATGGTTGCAGGGTTGCCGGGCCTATTTCTGCTGTCGATGCTTGTGGTTGTCGTTGGCACCAATGCAATCGAGCTCATTCGAAGGAATGACCGCGGGAAGGGCGCGCTGCTCGGCTATCTAGCGATTGCGTTGATCTCTTTCCTCGCGCTTACCAGTGTTTTTGACTATCCATTGCGGACGCCGATCCTGTCTTGCCTCTTTGCTTTTGCCTTGGTCTGCCTTAGGAGGCAAAAACCTTTGGCAAGAGGCTGA
- a CDS encoding NAD-dependent epimerase/dehydratase family protein produces MHVLVTGAAGFIGAALSERLAQGGHKVTGLDNLNDYYPVSLKNDRLKRLYSKGGGHFEFRKVDFADHAELNASLANTDFEAIVHLGAQAGVRYSLENPHAYVQSNLVGHFNILELARTRSIPNTVYASSSSVYGTNTPAPFSEEERADRPVSLYAATKRADELLSESYAHLYRLPLTGLRFFTVYGPFGRPDMMPWIFADKILRGIPIPVFNNGEMERDFTYIDDIVDGIVACLAKPPVDNGAAKPGGSVSPHAVYNIGNSRPEKLLDVIEIMEAACDRKAVLEMLPMQKGDVTQTYADVSAMKRDFGYAPKISVREGMRRYIDWFRNYHSL; encoded by the coding sequence ATGCATGTCCTAGTCACCGGTGCCGCAGGGTTTATTGGCGCAGCCTTGTCTGAACGCCTTGCACAAGGCGGACATAAAGTGACCGGCTTGGACAACCTAAATGATTATTACCCGGTCAGCTTGAAAAATGATCGTCTGAAGCGGCTCTACAGCAAGGGCGGCGGGCATTTCGAGTTCCGCAAGGTCGATTTTGCCGACCACGCAGAATTGAATGCCTCCCTGGCAAACACCGACTTTGAAGCGATCGTCCACCTTGGGGCGCAGGCGGGTGTGCGTTACTCTCTCGAGAACCCACATGCTTATGTGCAGTCCAATTTGGTCGGGCATTTCAACATTCTCGAGTTGGCCCGGACGCGGTCGATTCCCAACACGGTCTATGCCAGCTCATCCTCCGTGTACGGGACAAACACGCCAGCACCATTCTCGGAAGAAGAGCGGGCCGATCGCCCCGTATCGCTTTACGCGGCCACCAAGCGGGCCGATGAATTGCTAAGCGAGAGCTATGCTCATTTGTACCGCCTGCCACTCACGGGACTGCGGTTCTTCACCGTCTACGGCCCTTTTGGGCGGCCTGACATGATGCCTTGGATATTCGCAGACAAGATCTTGCGGGGTATCCCCATCCCGGTGTTCAACAATGGCGAGATGGAGCGAGATTTCACCTATATCGACGATATTGTTGACGGCATTGTCGCTTGTTTGGCCAAGCCTCCAGTGGATAATGGCGCAGCGAAACCGGGAGGATCAGTTTCGCCGCATGCGGTGTACAATATCGGCAATAGCCGCCCTGAAAAGCTTCTCGACGTGATCGAAATTATGGAAGCAGCCTGCGATCGTAAAGCGGTTTTGGAAATGTTGCCCATGCAGAAGGGCGATGTGACGCAAACCTATGCCGATGTGAGCGCGATGAAACGAGATTTCGGCTATGCCCCTAAGATTTCGGTGCGCGAGGGCATGCGCCGCTACATCGACTGGTTCCGCAACTATCATTCACTCTAG
- the wecB gene encoding non-hydrolyzing UDP-N-acetylglucosamine 2-epimerase — translation MSETRKVITVFGTRPEAIKLFPLVHVLDADDRFDSRVLVSGQHRGMLDQVLQIADIQPHHDLDVMQPNQSLDALTARLLTGIGEVLDKEQPDWVIVQGDTATAMCGALAAYYRKIPVCHVEAGLRSGDIYHPWPEEVNRKVIGSFAALHAAPTETSANALKRENVDPASVHVTGNTVIDALHWITSKVAAEPQLAGDLAGVEARFAGKRIIGVTSHRRENFGDGMRAIANAIRRLAAREDVALIFPVHLNPNVREIMQGELEGLDNVALLEPLDYPHFARLLDICTLMLTDSGGVQEEAPALGKPVLVMRETTERPEGVEAGTAKLVGTDEEAIVREVERLLDDENAYAEMARAHNPFGDGKSALRIADMLAG, via the coding sequence ATGAGCGAAACCCGCAAAGTTATCACGGTCTTCGGCACGCGTCCCGAAGCGATCAAACTCTTCCCCCTCGTGCATGTCCTGGATGCCGATGACCGGTTTGACAGCCGCGTTCTCGTCTCCGGCCAGCATCGCGGTATGCTCGACCAGGTCCTGCAAATCGCTGACATTCAGCCGCATCATGATCTTGATGTAATGCAGCCTAACCAGTCACTCGATGCGCTGACCGCACGCCTGCTGACTGGGATCGGCGAAGTGCTCGATAAGGAACAGCCCGACTGGGTCATCGTCCAGGGCGATACTGCCACCGCCATGTGCGGCGCGCTTGCCGCTTACTATCGGAAGATTCCGGTCTGCCATGTCGAGGCTGGCCTGCGCAGCGGCGATATCTATCACCCCTGGCCTGAAGAGGTGAATCGCAAGGTCATCGGCAGTTTCGCCGCCTTGCACGCCGCCCCGACCGAAACCTCTGCCAACGCTCTCAAACGCGAGAATGTCGACCCTGCCAGTGTGCATGTGACCGGCAATACCGTGATCGATGCCTTGCACTGGATCACTTCCAAGGTTGCCGCCGAACCCCAGCTCGCCGGAGACCTGGCCGGTGTCGAAGCGCGCTTTGCCGGCAAGCGGATCATCGGTGTGACGTCCCACCGGCGTGAGAATTTCGGTGACGGCATGCGCGCGATTGCCAATGCGATCCGGCGGCTCGCGGCGCGCGAGGATGTTGCGCTGATATTCCCGGTCCACCTCAATCCCAATGTGCGCGAAATCATGCAGGGTGAGCTGGAAGGGCTGGACAATGTCGCCTTGCTCGAACCGCTTGATTATCCCCATTTTGCGCGGCTGCTCGATATCTGCACGCTGATGCTGACCGATAGCGGCGGGGTGCAGGAAGAGGCGCCTGCGCTTGGTAAACCGGTGCTGGTCATGCGCGAGACGACAGAGCGGCCCGAAGGCGTCGAGGCCGGAACGGCCAAACTTGTCGGTACCGACGAAGAAGCGATCGTGCGCGAAGTCGAGCGCCTGCTTGATGACGAGAATGCCTATGCCGAGATGGCGCGGGCGCACAATCCGTTTGGCGATGGCAAATCGGCCCTGCGGATTGCGGATATGCTTGCAGGCTGA
- a CDS encoding nicotinate-nucleotide adenylyltransferase: MDRARHGSGAPLTAPVRTGLLGGSFNPAHGGHRRISLFAMQALGLDEVWWLVSPGNPLKPRKGMAPIAARYRSALVQARNAPIRVTAIEQTLGTRYTVNTLRALTGRFPKRDFLWLMGSDNLAQFHRWKAWRDIARMMPIAVIARPGYDAQAVASPAMAWLRGHRVSPAVFRKRGVWSAPSLVNLRFDPDPRSATAIRRADPDWASRYGTGPLFDQVTHRQVFDRSSRGQAAPAA; the protein is encoded by the coding sequence ATGGATCGTGCGCGGCACGGGTCAGGCGCGCCCTTGACGGCCCCTGTCCGCACCGGCCTGCTCGGCGGCAGTTTCAATCCAGCCCATGGCGGGCATCGCCGGATTTCCCTGTTCGCGATGCAGGCATTGGGGCTGGATGAAGTCTGGTGGCTGGTTTCGCCGGGCAATCCGCTCAAACCGAGAAAGGGCATGGCGCCTATTGCTGCGCGCTACCGCTCGGCATTGGTACAGGCGCGCAATGCGCCGATCCGTGTCACTGCGATCGAGCAAACGCTGGGCACCCGCTACACCGTGAACACTCTGCGCGCATTGACCGGGCGCTTCCCCAAACGCGATTTCCTCTGGCTGATGGGGTCAGACAATCTGGCCCAGTTCCACCGGTGGAAGGCGTGGCGGGATATTGCGCGTATGATGCCGATTGCGGTGATCGCCCGGCCTGGTTATGATGCCCAAGCTGTTGCAAGCCCCGCAATGGCATGGCTGCGGGGGCATCGCGTCTCTCCAGCCGTTTTTCGCAAACGGGGTGTATGGAGCGCGCCGAGCCTGGTGAATTTACGTTTCGATCCGGATCCACGTTCGGCCACGGCAATCCGCCGTGCCGATCCGGACTGGGCGAGCCGGTATGGCACCGGCCCGCTGTTTGACCAGGTCACCCACCGACAGGTTTTCGACCGTTCCAGCCGTGGGCAGGCGGCGCCCGCTGCATGA
- a CDS encoding S41 family peptidase, with protein MKIANLVRSAALVTAVALIPATTAGFAQVEGRAGPEFAKLFATYQRVKASYVEPVDDEKLIRGAIDGMLASLDPHSAYLDGGDLQRLETLIDGNYSGLGLSVVMEDGAVKVISPFRGSPAEQAGMKAGDFITHLDGELIYGGDLDEAVQRMRGVAGSSIRLTVFRPGRDEPFDLTVTRGVIELEPVTHELKPGRIGVITVNEFSRDVGADVLAAWQSIREKSAGRVNGLLLDLRSNPGGSLDEAVALSDLFLDKGRIVSQRGRARGETILYDAETVFRGDIASDVPMIVLIDAGSASASEIVAGALQDHRRALVMGERSFGKGSVQSLLPLGRDAALKLTTARYFTPAGKSVQEGGIKPDIAVPQISDPDWEKRKKFQLRESDLRGHLVNEVGLKDEELEADKQDDPRFKLTAAELKEQGIEDFQLHYALQTLRRTTPSSVALRD; from the coding sequence ATGAAAATCGCCAACCTCGTTCGCTCTGCTGCCCTGGTGACTGCCGTGGCGCTGATTCCGGCGACAACCGCCGGATTTGCGCAGGTTGAAGGGCGCGCTGGCCCGGAATTTGCCAAGCTGTTTGCGACTTATCAGCGGGTCAAAGCGAGCTATGTCGAGCCGGTTGATGACGAGAAACTGATTCGTGGTGCAATCGACGGGATGCTGGCATCGCTCGATCCGCACTCCGCCTATCTCGACGGCGGTGATCTCCAGCGCCTCGAGACGCTGATTGATGGCAATTACTCCGGCCTGGGGCTGTCGGTGGTGATGGAAGATGGCGCGGTGAAGGTCATCAGCCCGTTCCGTGGCAGCCCGGCCGAGCAGGCGGGCATGAAGGCGGGCGACTTTATCACGCATCTCGATGGCGAACTGATTTATGGCGGCGATCTGGACGAAGCGGTACAACGCATGCGCGGGGTCGCAGGGTCGTCTATCCGCCTGACTGTATTCCGCCCCGGCCGTGACGAGCCGTTCGATCTGACCGTGACACGCGGCGTGATCGAGCTGGAGCCGGTCACTCACGAACTCAAGCCCGGTCGCATCGGTGTGATCACGGTCAACGAATTTTCCCGCGATGTCGGCGCAGACGTGCTGGCGGCATGGCAATCCATCCGCGAAAAATCGGCGGGGCGGGTCAATGGCCTGTTGCTCGATTTGCGCTCGAACCCGGGCGGCTCGCTTGATGAAGCCGTGGCGCTGTCAGACCTGTTCCTCGACAAGGGCCGGATCGTGTCGCAGCGGGGCCGTGCACGCGGCGAAACAATACTCTACGATGCCGAAACGGTCTTCCGCGGCGATATCGCCAGTGACGTGCCGATGATCGTACTGATCGATGCCGGTTCTGCTTCGGCCTCGGAAATTGTTGCAGGTGCCCTGCAGGATCATCGCCGGGCGCTGGTGATGGGAGAGCGCAGCTTCGGCAAGGGCAGCGTCCAGTCGCTGTTGCCGTTGGGCCGCGATGCCGCCCTGAAGCTGACCACAGCACGCTATTTCACGCCGGCTGGAAAATCGGTCCAGGAAGGCGGCATCAAGCCCGATATTGCGGTGCCCCAGATTTCCGATCCGGATTGGGAAAAGCGCAAGAAATTTCAGCTGCGCGAATCCGATTTGCGCGGTCATCTGGTCAACGAAGTCGGCCTCAAGGATGAAGAGCTGGAGGCGGACAAACAGGACGATCCGCGATTCAAGCTGACAGCAGCAGAGCTGAAGGAGCAGGGCATCGAAGATTTCCAGCTCCATTATGCCTTGCAGACGCTGCGGCGGACTACGCCAAGCTCGGTTGCCCTGCGCGACTAA
- a CDS encoding 23S rRNA (pseudouridine(1915)-N(3))-methyltransferase RlmH — MLLHVIARGKIARSPEADLVARYDKRLTWPVKLTELPETGGRIPDPQSPFKTVLLDERGNDLSSQELAATLEKWRDGGIREARFVLGAADGHSPADRADADLLLAFGSATWPHLLARAMLMEQLYRATSILAGHPYHRAG; from the coding sequence ATGCTGTTGCATGTCATTGCTCGCGGGAAGATTGCCCGGTCGCCGGAAGCCGACCTGGTCGCCCGCTATGACAAAAGGCTGACATGGCCGGTCAAGCTGACCGAATTGCCTGAAACCGGCGGGAGAATCCCCGACCCCCAATCGCCTTTCAAAACTGTGCTTCTCGACGAGCGCGGCAATGACTTGTCGTCGCAGGAATTGGCGGCCACACTCGAGAAATGGCGCGATGGCGGCATACGCGAAGCTCGCTTCGTCCTGGGCGCTGCAGATGGCCATTCGCCTGCCGATCGCGCGGATGCGGACCTGCTGCTGGCCTTCGGTTCAGCCACTTGGCCTCATTTGCTCGCCCGCGCGATGTTGATGGAACAGCTTTATCGCGCCACCAGCATTCTTGCAGGCCACCCGTATCATCGTGCAGGGTGA
- a CDS encoding murein hydrolase activator EnvC family protein has product MTRYALPFLSVAFVAAGVGLAMHTAGVMAQSATGLEDPNDIRASMARAQAQAAEAASRGAELEQAARLATQEAEKTAQEAAALAARIQESEAKIGAAEARIGLIESQRQQLVRRLAERREPLVRLTGALQKFARRPLGLSILRPGSLRETVYLRAMLETTIPQVRARTAALRAEIDRGRALEGEARQAVAALNDQQEELGQRRQRLAAVETRQRIESRQRSGDAARETERALALAEEARDLGGLIDRLGEAGSLRDELAALPGPILRPNVPAQARVAAVAPTTSETPTSGAGLAPVGLQLPVTGQTLLGFGSISDGGVRNEGVTLSPRAGAQVIAPAAGRVAFAGPYRGFGRIVIIEHGAGWTSLITGLARTDVDVGEELVGGGPLGVAGVDQPEVTLELRRAGEPVNPLDFIG; this is encoded by the coding sequence ATGACCCGGTATGCCTTGCCTTTTTTGTCCGTAGCGTTTGTCGCCGCCGGTGTCGGGCTTGCGATGCATACTGCTGGTGTGATGGCCCAGTCTGCAACGGGCCTGGAAGATCCGAACGACATTCGTGCCTCGATGGCGCGCGCCCAAGCCCAGGCGGCCGAGGCAGCGTCCCGCGGGGCCGAATTGGAACAGGCGGCCCGTCTGGCGACGCAGGAAGCGGAAAAGACCGCACAAGAGGCTGCAGCGCTGGCGGCGCGGATCCAGGAATCCGAAGCAAAGATCGGCGCCGCAGAAGCGCGGATCGGGCTGATTGAAAGCCAGCGTCAACAATTGGTGCGGCGTTTGGCGGAACGGCGGGAGCCGCTGGTCCGGCTAACCGGGGCGTTGCAGAAATTTGCACGCCGTCCGCTCGGCTTGTCTATCCTGCGCCCCGGATCGCTGCGTGAGACTGTCTATCTGCGGGCAATGCTGGAGACCACGATACCGCAAGTGCGCGCACGCACGGCGGCTTTGCGGGCTGAAATTGATCGCGGGCGGGCGCTTGAAGGAGAGGCAAGACAGGCGGTTGCTGCCCTCAACGACCAACAGGAGGAGTTGGGCCAACGGCGCCAGCGGCTCGCGGCGGTAGAAACCCGGCAACGGATTGAATCGCGCCAACGCAGCGGCGATGCGGCGCGCGAGACCGAACGGGCGCTGGCGCTGGCGGAGGAAGCGCGCGATCTGGGCGGATTAATCGACCGCTTGGGAGAGGCTGGCTCTTTGCGGGACGAGCTCGCCGCTTTGCCCGGCCCGATCCTGCGGCCTAACGTCCCCGCGCAAGCCCGAGTTGCGGCCGTTGCGCCTACTACATCCGAAACGCCGACGAGCGGAGCCGGTCTCGCTCCGGTGGGCCTGCAATTGCCTGTCACGGGGCAGACTTTGCTGGGGTTTGGATCGATTTCCGATGGCGGCGTGCGCAATGAAGGGGTGACATTGTCGCCGCGGGCCGGTGCGCAGGTTATCGCTCCTGCAGCAGGCCGGGTCGCTTTTGCCGGGCCCTATCGCGGATTTGGACGGATCGTGATTATCGAACATGGCGCGGGATGGACCAGCCTGATCACGGGACTGGCCCGTACTGATGTCGATGTCGGCGAGGAGCTGGTCGGCGGCGGCCCATTGGGCGTTGCGGGGGTCGATCAGCCTGAAGTCACGCTCGAATTGCGGCGCGCAGGCGAACCGGTCAATCCGCTCGATTTCATCGGCTAG
- a CDS encoding disulfide bond formation protein B — translation MIETPSERLARQIALAIPALLLAGAYIGQYGFGLYPCEMCLWQRWPHFAAVGLALVGSFAAPRTLWVGLAALAILASGGIGAFHAGVEYGWWEGITACANAVEQGGDPLDAIMNAPIVRCDMAPWDLFGISLAGWNFLISTLAGVAVLVLLARRSRA, via the coding sequence ATGATCGAAACACCATCGGAGCGGCTGGCCCGGCAAATTGCGCTCGCTATCCCTGCGCTGCTGCTGGCGGGCGCCTATATCGGGCAATACGGCTTTGGCCTCTATCCGTGTGAGATGTGCCTGTGGCAGCGCTGGCCGCATTTTGCCGCCGTTGGCCTCGCGCTGGTCGGGTCTTTCGCGGCACCCCGCACATTGTGGGTCGGCCTTGCAGCGCTTGCGATCCTGGCGTCGGGCGGCATCGGCGCCTTCCATGCCGGGGTCGAATATGGCTGGTGGGAAGGGATCACCGCTTGTGCCAACGCCGTCGAGCAGGGCGGCGATCCGCTGGATGCGATCATGAATGCCCCCATCGTGCGCTGTGATATGGCGCCCTGGGACCTGTTCGGAATTTCGTTGGCCGGCTGGAATTTCCTGATTTCGACACTAGCTGGAGTGGCAGTACTCGTCCTCTTGGCCAGAAGGAGCCGTGCATGA
- a CDS encoding polysaccharide biosynthesis/export family protein, protein MAQFTHHLRISKYVFEQLRMIAAVGLALSLSACFGGGSALAPGAGLEIVRGEGLPAPGVADTSPAPREFVLGPLDKIDVVVFGIGALSAEDVQIDTAGNIAVPLAGTVRAAGRTPSELSSTIEGLLKQKKVRNPDVAINAVDIRSQLVTVEGEVKQPGMFPVEGNMTLLRAVALAQGPSEFARLNEVLVFRNVGDQRMVGVYDLRALRAGTYSDPSIFANDVVVVGDSPSRRAFSMIVQGAALLSPLVILLTR, encoded by the coding sequence TTGGCTCAGTTCACTCATCATCTGAGGATTTCTAAATACGTGTTTGAACAGCTACGAATGATAGCGGCCGTTGGATTGGCGTTGAGCCTCTCTGCCTGCTTTGGAGGCGGTTCAGCGCTTGCTCCAGGTGCGGGCTTGGAAATTGTTCGTGGCGAAGGCCTGCCAGCCCCCGGGGTTGCAGACACGAGCCCGGCACCGCGGGAATTCGTGCTTGGGCCTTTGGACAAGATCGACGTCGTCGTCTTTGGTATTGGAGCTCTGTCTGCTGAAGATGTTCAGATTGATACAGCGGGCAACATTGCAGTGCCGCTTGCGGGAACAGTGCGAGCGGCCGGCCGGACGCCTTCTGAGCTTTCATCCACTATCGAAGGCTTACTGAAGCAGAAGAAGGTCCGTAATCCCGATGTGGCGATCAATGCAGTGGATATCAGGAGCCAGCTCGTCACTGTCGAGGGTGAGGTCAAGCAGCCGGGGATGTTCCCTGTCGAAGGAAACATGACACTGTTGAGAGCTGTGGCCTTGGCGCAAGGGCCATCTGAGTTCGCTCGCCTCAACGAGGTTCTTGTCTTTAGAAATGTCGGCGATCAGCGCATGGTCGGGGTATATGATCTGCGCGCATTGCGGGCAGGGACCTATTCTGATCCCTCGATCTTTGCCAATGATGTCGTGGTTGTCGGAGATTCGCCATCTCGCAGGGCGTTCAGCATGATCGTACAGGGCGCTGCTCTCCTTAGCCCTCTTGTAATCTTGCTTACCCGATAG